One segment of Plasmodium gaboni strain SY75 chromosome 3, whole genome shotgun sequence DNA contains the following:
- a CDS encoding putative inner membrane complex protein 1a, whose protein sequence is MFNACQLNSNCCNEESEEARESMNGKYEGKYEEHIINENSDLKKIIEGKPDLDKAVEIGQHTEREYVAITAYQPVDIVTRTVEVPFVRTIETTVPKIVYEEKIKEVPRYISKYIEKVVEVPEVKFVDKIIDVPDIQYCLKYVPKVEIQENIIKRPVFHKKFVEKIVEVPKVKEMKRFHEVETVEYVIKYIPKDYSKCTKKENETTTGLNETNNEEEDRNVEPGYVEHPNLNIRDGTRLIRNGPVLVQQENVIIEHPTTEMHTSITSSGTRENVSCFCNKNVRGNRQSNCYNLSSTCMCNERTMDELKENNNSMLHNPRIEQVFKPKIVKNIEVQKHVPISVDVPVPYMVPKPVVVNVEVPVLKFRDTFVPVPVRRKIIPKIKWISDVYQVDCIKEKPYLKIQDVIKPIPCDVDIKYRKYMEKACAVNPNELAQDDVHAMWMRVNAHLAEKKKKEYGDFYPYYKNEGENDNKMEGHESTNEEICKEEEIIYLEEDEERKFIKKDGNINNIEINENINHEEIHENINQEEIHENINNIEINENINQEEINENLSVMKENHNIYKNEINNDVPYINKDDEKENVIVEEHIFVRNKSNIEREKVDDIINVPKELRFKDDNNMIPSSYDINMSLNENEKTYLFENCDIFMNEMKEDIEKNKNNNTSNKYIEEQLTASLYPSHPLAMTYLQNKWIQTDTLRTHELYNHDFIRASVNANYNLQSGNIVMSDIMRNNEFLKSANPIISPFSPGNIRNLENYYNNLIIQNLDQQNKQSNYYQHMNNQINYDNYKNYENFENHQIKLYEQVIKEEEQNEKSNSKCCNYFCDK, encoded by the exons atgtttaatGCTTGTCAATTAAATAGTAATTGTTGTAATGAAGAGTCAGAAGAAGCGAGGGAATCTATGAATGGAAAATATGAAGGTAAATATGAGGAACacataataaatgaaaattcagatttaaaaaaaattattgaaGGGAAACCAGATCTTGACAAAGCTGTTGAAATAGGTCAACACACTGAAAGAGAATAC gTTGCTATAACGGCTTATCAACCAGTTGATATTGTTACAAGAACAGTAGAAGTTCCTTTTGTTAGGACCATAGAAACTACTGTTCCAAAGATTGTGTATGAAGAAAAGATAAAGGAAGTACCAAGATATATTTCgaaatatatagaaaag GTTGTTGAAGTTCCTGAAGTAAAGTTTGTAGACAAAATTATTGACGTACCTGATATACAGTATTGTCTTAAATATGTACCAAAAGTAGAGATacaagaaaatattataaaacGACCAGTATTTCACAAAAAGTTTGTTGAGAAAATAGTGGAAGTACCTAAAGTCaaagaaatgaaaagaTTTCATGAAGTGGAAACTGTTGAATATGTTATAAA GTATATTCCTAAGGATTATTCCAAATGTACGaagaaagaaaatgaaaCTACAACAGGTTTAAATGAAACAAACAATGAAGAAGAAGACAGAAATGTAGAACCGGGATATGTAGAACATCctaatttaaatattagAGATGGTACAAGATTAATTAGAAATGGTCCTGTTTTAGTACAACAAGAGAATGTAATTATAGAGCATCCTACTACAGAAATGCATACATCTATTACTTCTTCTGGTACACGAGAAAACGTTTCTTGtttttgtaataaaaatgttcGAGGTAATAGACAATCGAATTGTTATAACCTTAGTAGTACTTGTATGTGTAATGAAAGAACCATGGATGAATTGAAAGAGAACAATAATTCTATGTTACATAATCCAAGAATTGAACAAGTATTCAAGCCTAAAATcgtaaaaaatatagaagTACAAAAACATGTTCCTATATCTGTTGATGTTCCTGTACCTTATATGGTACCTAAACCAGTTGTAGTTAATGTTGAAGTACCTGTATTAAAATTTAGGGATACATTTGTTCCTGTACCGGTcagaagaaaaattattccAAAAATTAAGTGGATATCAGATGTATATCAAGTAGATTGTATAAAAGAAAAGCCTTACTTAAAGATACAAGATGTTATAAAGCCAATTCCATGTGATGTTGATATTAAATATAGGAAATATATGGAAAAGGCTTGTGCAGTTAATCCAAATGAGTTAGCACAAGATGATGTTCATGCTATGTGGATGAGAGTGAATGCTCATTTAGctgagaaaaaaaagaaggaATATGGTGATTTCTATCcatattataaaa atgAGGGAGAAAATGACAACAAAATGGAGGGTCACGAAAGTACAAACGAAGAAATTTGTAAAGAGgaagaaattatatactTAGAAGAAGACGAAGAAAGgaaatttattaaaaaagatggaaatataaataatatcgaaataaatgaaaatataaatcatgAAGAAATAcatgaaaatataaatcagGAAGAAATAcatgaaaatataaataatatcgaaataaatgaaaatataaatcaagaagaaataaatgaaaatttgAGTGTAATGAAAGaaaatcataatatatataaaaatgaaataaataatgatgttccatatattaataaagaTGATGAAAAAGAGAATGTTATTGTAGAAGAACATATATTCGTTAgaaataaaagtaatatagaaagagaaaaagtagatgatataataaatgtacCAAAAGAATTACGATTTAAggatgataataatatgattcCATCAAGTtatgatattaatatgagcttgaatgaaaatgaaaaaacaTATCTTTTTGAAAACTgtgatatatttatgaatgaaatgaaagaagatatagaaaaaaataaaaataataacacatcaaataaatatattgaagAACAACTTACTGCCTCTTTATATCCATCTCATCCATTAGCTATGAcatatttacaaaataaatgGATACAAACGGATACATTAAGAACACATGAACTTTACAATCATGATTTTATTAGAGCTAGTGTAAATGCAAACTATAATTTACAAAGTGGTAATATAGTAATGTCAGATATTATGAGAAATAatgaatttttaaaaagtgCTAATCCAATTATATCACCATTTAGTCCTGGAAATATTCGTAATTtagaaaattattataataatttaataattcagAATTTAGATCAGCAAAACAAACAATCCAATTATTATCAACATATGAATAACCaaataaattatgataattataaaaattatgaaaattttgaaaatcaccaaataaaattatacGAACAAGTcataaaagaagaagaacaaaatgaaaagtCAAATAGTAAATGTTGTAACTATTTTTGtgataaataa